In Carya illinoinensis cultivar Pawnee chromosome 9, C.illinoinensisPawnee_v1, whole genome shotgun sequence, the following are encoded in one genomic region:
- the LOC122275954 gene encoding uncharacterized protein LOC122275954 — MYHYIEDLVPEDGHPSYLQLYFFDTEHELENRIHDAERLDPSIIARLMDILEVNPYCRFFRTLSNISSLENHTIRIRSDIDLDQRVYNAPSVSQVAAIWTETDNCTEQKGRDIIVFNKTGGSHIVQYYFGCYDPLQYPLLFPFGDSDWHQGIKKVERETISLNAQALESHFIEHSNSAEEFLRKEGQVLKNKKKVPTVSCREYYCFKLQIRDMYMSILLLSGRLLQQFVVDMYIKIETSRLDYFRSKQHEIRSDVYQGIVDSLSVGETCASNIGKRIILPSSFIGGPRDMRKRYMEAMALVQRFGKSDIFLTMTCNPNWEEILEQLNPHEEVQNRPDLIARIFRAKLEELKIDLFKREIFGKVAAYVYTIEYQKRGLPHVHFLIILQKDWRIYAPETFDEIVSAEIPNKTRNLHLYKVVLRHMMHGPCGILNPANICMDKDGICKNRYPKEFTANTTVETDCFPSYKRSNNGVIARIRGKDLDNRWVVPYNPYLVSKYNCHINVEICCTVKAVKYLYKYIYKGHDRVAFNIISKENNQQIDEIEQFQSGRWITPPEAMWRIYGFTLNEMYPSVYSLHLHLEDQHLVSFRAHEDLNNVLNSYTSKKSMLTEFFYRNQIDENAQKLLYREFPEKFVWDSQCRIWTPRKKKTVIGQIVTANPFEGERYYLRMLLNHIRGATSFEKLRTVNGVVLPTYREAATSHVVRKMVLQDIASTLESMGKDINMYRFVPADIFYGQDEFTNREIDDERVVTIPTEDLLASQVLNSEQKNAYDLILHTLVSNKAGAFFVDGPAGTGKTFLYRALLAEIRSKNMIVLATASFGVAASILPGGRTTHSRFKIPLNADKSSTCNVSK; from the exons ATGTATCATTATATtgaggatttagttcctgaagATGGGCATCCTTCatatttacaactatatttcTTCGATACGGAGCACGAGTTAGAAAATCGTATTCATGACGCAGAAAGATTAGATCCTTCTATCATTGCTCGATTAATGGATATACTTGAGGTTAATCCATATTGTCGCTTCTTTAGAACCCTCAGCAACATTTCAAGTCTTGAAAATCATACAATTCGTATAAGATCAGATATTGATTTAGACCAACGTGTTTACAATGCTCCGTCGGTATCGCAAGTAGCAGCTATATGGACAGAAACTGACAACTGTACAGAACAAAAAGGTCGAGACATTATTGTTTTTAACAAAACAGGAGGCAGTCATATTGTTCAGTATTATTTTGGATGTTATGATCCATTACAATACCCATTATTGTTTCCTTTCGGTGACTCGGATTGGCACCAGGGAATCAAAAAAGTAGAAAGAGAAACGATATCGTTAAATGCCCAGGCATTAGAATCACACTTTATTGAACATTCAAATAGCGCGGAAGAATTTCTTCGAAAAGAAGGCCaag ttttgaagaataagaagaaagtaCCAACGGTTTCatgtcgtgaatattattgtttcaaattacaaataagAGATATGTACATGTCGATTTTGTTACTATCTGGTCGTTTGCTGCAACAATTTGTTGTCGATATGTACATTAAAATTGAAACGTCAAGACTAGATTATTTTCGCTCGAAACAACATGAGATTAGATCAGATGTGTATCAAGGTATTGTAGATAGTCTTTCAGTTGGAGAAACTTGCGCATCCAATATTGGAAAACGGATTATTCTACCTTCATCTTTTATTGGAGGTCCAAGAGATATGCGGAAGagatatatggaagcaatggcATTAGTTCAACGTTTTGGCAAATCTGATATATTTCTAACCATGACATGTAATCCAAATTGGGAAGAAATCTTAGAACAACTAaatccacatgaagaagttcagAACCGCCCTGATTTAATTGCAAGAATCTTTagagcaaaattagaagaattgaagattGATCTGTTTAAGCGAGAAATTTTTGGTAAGGTTGCAGCATATGTTTATACCATCGAATATCAAAAAAGAGGTCTACCACATGTTCATTTCTTAATTATACTTCAGAAAGACTGGagaatttatgcacctgaaacTTTTGACGAAATTGTTTCAGCAGAAATACCTAACAAAACGagaaatttacatttatataaagTTGTCCTTAGACACATGATGCATGGTCCTTGCGGAATATTAAATCCAGCCAATATATGTATGGACAAAGACGGCATTTGTAAGAATCGATACCCCAAAGAATTTACAGCTAATACAACTGTTGAAACTGATTGTTTCCCTTCATACAAACGTTCTAACAATGGAGTCATTGCTAGAATTAGAGGAAAAGATTTAGACAATCGGTGGGTTGTTCCATACAATCCGTATCTTGTTTCCAAATATAATTGTCATATTAACGTTGAGATTTGTTGTACAGTTAAAGCTGTTAAATATCTATACAAGTATATTTATAAAGGACATGATCGTGTTGCTTTCAATATCATTAGCAAAGAAAATAACCAACAAATTGACGAAATCGAACAATTTCAATCGGGAAGATGGATTACTCCACCTGAAGCAATGTGGAGAATATACGGTTTCACGCTTAACGAAATGTATCCATCAGTTTATAGTTTGCACCTACACCTAGAAGATCAACATTTGGTGTCTTTTCGTGCACACGAAGATCTAAACAATGTGTTAAACTCGTATACGTCCAAAAAATCGATGTTGACagaattcttttatagaaaccAAATTGACGAGAATGCACAAAAATTGTTGTATAGAGAATTTCCTGAAAAATTTGTTTGGGATTCACAATGTAGAATTTGGACtccgaggaaaaaaaaaactgttataggCCAAATTGTTACAGCCAATCCATTTGAAGGTGAAAGATATTATCTACGGATGTTATTGAATCATATCAGAGGAGCAACGTCATTTGAGAAATTAAGAACAGTTAATGGTGTTGTACTACCAACGTATCGTGAAGCAGCTACTTCTCATG TTGTTAGGAAGATGGTTCTACAAGATATTGCTTCCACACTAGAATCTATgggaaaagatataaatatgtATCGTTTTGTTCCTGCCGATATATTTTACGGTCAAGATGAATTTACAAATAGAGAAATTGACGACGAACGAGTAGTCACAATTCCAActgaagatttacttgcatCACAAGTCCTAAATTCTGAACAAAAAAATGCGTATGATTTGATATTGCATACATTAGTATCAAATAAAGCTGGTGCTTTTTTCGTTGATGGCCCTGCTGGTACCGGTAAAACTTTTCTATACAGAGCACTTCTAGCAGAAATTAGATCGAAAAATATGATAGTACTTGCAACTGCGTCATTCGGTGTTGCTGCCTCCATCTTACCTGGAGGACGAACAACACATTCAAGATTTAAGATTCCATTAAATGCAGATAAAAGCAGCACATGTAATGTGAGTAAATAG
- the LOC122275790 gene encoding replication protein A 70 kDa DNA-binding subunit D-like, which translates to MDPRHQRGPYQFQWTINSKTIVEEIEEDEPALRPPEYKLVPLNELGVHIDTDAEIDILALAIHMNPPNEVNTNHGKSLIQEIYLIDPGLKLLRLTMWNRFVHDECREISDLILAKPIILGTRIKVSSYNGLSLSSRPTSVFIVEPLLSSSVALHTWAAQNDKLLEEIIGNSFGSASSSSTDPIIKVSEIAEKLISASAMAVYFSLFFF; encoded by the exons ATGGATCCAAGGCATCAAAGAGGACCATATCAGTTTCAATGGACAATAAACTCCAAGACCATTGTTGAAGAGATCGAAGAAGACGAGCCAGCACTTAGACCGCCAGAATATAAACTTGTTCCTTTGAATGAACTTGGCGTACACATAGACACAGATGCTGAAATAG ATATTTTGGCACTTGCAATTCATATGAACCCGCCAAATGAAGTGAATACGAACCATGGAAAATCGTTGATCCAAGAGatatacttgattgatccaGG tcTAAAACTCCTGCGTTTAACAATGTGGAATCGCTTTGTTCATGACGAATGCCGCGAAATTTCTGACCTTATTCTGGCAAAGCCAATTATTTTAGGAACACGGATCAAAGTTTCTTCTTATAATG GCCTATCGCTGTCATCAAGACCGACGAGTGTCTTTATTGTTGAACCCCTTCTTTCATCTTCTGTTGCATTACATACATG GGCAGCACAAAATGATAAATTGCTGGAAGAAATCATTGGAAATAGTTTTGGATCAGCTTCAAGTAGTTCTACCGATCCAATCATAAAAGTATCTGAAATTGCAGAAAAACTGATATCTGCTTCAGCAATGGcggtatatttttctcttttttttttttaa
- the LOC122275791 gene encoding replication protein A 70 kDa DNA-binding subunit B-like, which translates to MLISAHSYFVLMQRSTYLVRGKFRMVDFHQSFHYVSCENCNKATGYDLGENFICYSCKNAAIARARCRVYLDVYDDTTSTPVVIFGSLAEKILGCTAVDLIDRTDEEHLPYIENIANNIENNEWIIVLGAQMNESGRLRQNKLTVLSVNNVPGTAE; encoded by the exons ATGTTGATTAGTGCACATAGTTATTTTGTCTTAATGCAGAGGTCCACATATTTGGTTAGAGGCAAATTTAGAATGGTTGATTTTCACCAGTCATTCCACTACGTATCATGCGAGAATTGTAACAAGGCAACTGGCTATGACCTCGGTGAAAACTTCATATGTTATAGTTGCAAGAATGCAGCAATTGCACGGGCAAG GTGTCGAGTTTATTTAGATGTGTATGATGATACCACATCGACACCCGTTGTTATTTTTGGATCTTTGGCAGAGAAAATTTTGGGATGCACAGCTGTTGATCTTATAGACCGTACAGACGAG GAACATCTGCCTTATATTGAAAACATTGCAAACAacattgaaaataatgagtggATCATAGTCTTGGGCGCGCAGATGAATGAATCTGGGAGGTTACGCCAAAACAAACTTACTGTATTATCTGTTAATAACGTCCCAGGAACAGCAGAATGA
- the LOC122275789 gene encoding GTP-binding protein BRASSINAZOLE INSENSITIVE PALE GREEN 2, chloroplastic, producing the protein MAVLLSTVKLPSITSQLSSKSFSSSIIREQPITDSRFLIGLSMGTNTIQTKKVSFINLAVKHNQTSIETTQKVSGKITLKKGGRNPVLSEGRDEDENYGPICPGCGVFMQDKDPNLPGFYKRRRVAGTELSGGDEGTVSEFIALDNEHEEEEEEGFFNGIEGEFEVSDEGEGDFGTADEFDWDSDEWEAKLNEEEDKSDLDGFAPAGLGYGNINEDTIEKTKKKKVSKAEKKRMAREVHKEKEEVTVCARCHSLRNYGQVKNQTAENLIPDFDFDRLIATRLMKPTGNGNATIVVMVVDCVDFDGSFPKRAAKSLFKALEGAKDDLKLSKKPPKLVLVATKVDLLPSQISPARLDRWVRHRARAGGAPKLSGVYLVSSLKDMGVRNLLSFIKNLAGPRGNVWVIGAQNAGKSTLVNALAKKEGAKVIKLTEAPVPGTTLGILRIGGILSAKAKMFDTPGLLHPYLMSMRLDREEQKMVEIRKQLQPRTYRMKAGQAIHVGGLTRLDLTQASVETIYVTIWVSPNISLHFGKIENSDEIWRNHVGVRLQPPIGMEHASELGEWEEREVKVSGRSWDVNSIDIAVAGLGWFSFGLKGEATLTLWTYDGIEITLREPLVLDRAPFLEKPGFWLPKAVTDGAYSQTKVQVHKKKRLREVSSDFLSDASV; encoded by the exons ATGGCTGTCTTGCTATCCACAGTTAAACTTCCCTCGATCACGTCCCAGCTGAGCTCGAAGAGTTTCAGCAGCAGCATCATACGAGAGCAACCAATTACAGATAGTcgttttttaatag GTTTGAGTATGGGGACAAACACAATACAGACCAAGAAAGTTTCGTTTATCAATCTAGCAGTAAAGCATAACCAAACAAGTATTGAAACAACTCAGAAAGTTAGTGGGAAAATTACGCTAAAAAAAGGCGGCAGGAACCCGGTGTTGAGCGAGGGAAGAGACGAGGATGAGAACTACGGGCCTATCTGTCCTGGTTGTGGAGTCTTTATGCAAGATAAGGACCCAAACCTTCCTGGGTTCTATAAAAGAAGGCGTGTGGCAGGAACAGAATTGTCAGGGGGTGACGAGGGTACGGTGAGTGAGTTCATTGCTTTGGATaatgaacatgaagaagaagaagaagagggctTTTTTAATGGCATTGAGGGTGAATTTGAGGTGAGTGATGAGGGAGAAGGTGATTTTGGAACGGCGGATGAGTTTGATTGGGATTCCGATGAGTGGGAAGCTAAGTTAAACGAGGAAGAGGATAAGTCGGATCTGGATGGATTTGCTCCGGCGGGGCTCGGTTATGGTAATATTAACGAGGATACAATCGaaaagacaaagaagaagaaggtgtcAAAAGCGGAGAAGAAGAGGATGGCTAGGGAGGTTcataaagagaaagaagaggttACAGTGTGTGCTCGGTGTCATTCATTGAGGAATTATGGACAAGTGAAGAACCAAACGGCCGAAAACTTGATACccgattttgattttgatagaTTGATTGCTACCCGGCTGATGAAACCCACTGGGAATGGCAATGCTACTATAGTGGTTATGGTTGTTGattgtgttgattttgatggCTCTTTCCCTAAACGGGCGGCAAAATCATTGTTTAAGGCATTGGAAGGAGCCAAAGACGACCTCAAACTTAGCAAAAAGCCACCAAAACTTGTTCTTGTGGCTACGAAGGTTGATCTTCTTCCATCGCAAATTTCACCTGCCAGGTTAGATAGATGGGTTCGGCATCGTGCTAGGGCTGGAGGTGCACCCAAGCTAAGCGGCGTTTATTTGGTTAGTTCCCTTAAGGACATGGGTGTGAGGAATCTTTTGTCCTTCATTAAGAATTTGGCTGGTCCTCGAGGTAATGTGTGGGTAATTGGGGCTCAGAATGCAGGCAAGTCTACTCTAGTCAATGCGTTGGCAAAGAAAGAAGGTGCAAAAGTTATAAAGCTCACGGAAGCTCCAGTCCCTGGAACAACTCTCGGCATTTTGAGAATTGGGGGGATTTTATCAGCCAAGGCTAAGATGTTTGACACACCAGGGCTTCTACATCCATATTTAATGTCCATGCGATTGGACCGGGAGGAGCAGAAAATGGTTGAAATAAGGAAGCAGCTACAACCCCGGACTTATAGAATGAAG GCTGGCCAAGCCATACATGTTGGTGGTCTTACGAGGCTAGATCTTACTCAAGCTTCTGTGGAAACGATTTATGTCACAATTTGGGTTTCTCCAAATATTTCTCTACACTTTGGAAAGATAGAAAACTCAGATGAGATTTGGAGAAACCATGTCGGTGTTCGGTTGCAG CCTCCCATCGGCATGGAACATGCTTCTGAATTAGGTGaatgggaagagagagaagtcAAAGTGTCCGGAAGAAGTTGGGATGTGAATAGTATTGACATTGCAGTGGCTGGTTTAGGATGGTTCTCTTTTGGTCTTAAAGGGGAAGCAACCTTGACTTTGTGGACATATGATGGCATTGAAATAACCCTAAGAGAACCTTTGGTTCTTGACCGAGCACCATTTCTTGAGAAGCCTGGGTTTTGGCTGCCAAAGGCGGTAACTGATGGTGCTTACAGCCAAACCAAAGTTCAGgttcataaaaagaaaaggctTCGAGAAGTGAGTTCAGATTTCCTTTCGGATGCATCTGtttga
- the LOC122275792 gene encoding protein EARLY RESPONSIVE TO DEHYDRATION 15 encodes MAMVSGGRSTLNPNAPLFIPAAFRQVEDFSPEWWQLVTTSTWYRDYWLSQHQGEDGFYDNADDDFDGINLVDLLPETFEFDDGEDFSNMETQYEEFIQSSEQKGFGMNAEALVKSLKSLDERGPKSPVQRSKYSEKPAKYVNPKCSPRRIQQPR; translated from the exons ATGGCAATGGTTTCAGGAGGAAGGTCAACATTGAACCCTAACGCCCCTCTTTTCATACCTGCTGCTTTCCGCCAAGTGGAGGATTTCTCACCGGAATGGTGGCAGCTGGTCACAACCTCAACATGGTACCGTGACTATTGGCTCAGCCAGCATCAGGGTGAGGATGGTTTCTATGACAATGCTGATGATGATTTTGATGGCATCAATTTAGTTGATTTGCTACCGGAGacttttgaatttgatgatgggGAAGATTTTTCGAATATGGAAACTCAGTACGAGGAGTTTATCCAATCTTCTGAACAGAAAG GCTTTGGAATGAATGCTGAGGCACTGGTGAAAAGTCTGAAATCTTTGGATGAAAGAGGTCCCAAGTCCCCAGTTCAACGTTCAAAGTATTCAGAGAAGCCAGCCAAGTACGTGAACCCAAAATGCAGCCCCCGACGCATCCAGCAGCCTCGTTGA
- the LOC122276385 gene encoding uncharacterized protein LOC122276385 isoform X1 gives MTLFASRFPVMAALSSVWYSLSLSLTAHGQNKRRRHNHEVKMRRKCRIWWPKQLQLSSSKPLSSNFLFGWFLSSSSASLDIVVAFASSEVPSSHNLSDLEGILRETNVNMPQFLQENSTLSILGQHAVDLHSTGLLLSSGTTEDQRNSSTCGNACLLNNRGTFRQDYGRWTCGCHKLDGSLEQCTQASTGNCNWILLACYSHEQFGEEIYWIPKLHHIHWNGQVVFQSDIHVIFYETPSYGGHHFSLHLWDSSERVKAPLKKPKWVDELHQKQPLVDLDKVILAINSAAAAKIFFERHVAPGRSFAQFSILCMFITFMWQVIAISTASLSTLFYVILQLLHSLLSYGSQSWIYVTSAKIFGSTWIITRIRCCQILYWPIFLQETGLRSLSCVEYAEKAALHKHSIWSSIALDVLLGNFIGLALLYNAESACMWIMKFANDITNKLLRLGCVWLMGVPAGFKLNTELAGVLGMISLNAIQIWSTLWGFVGFLSIYIIKGLAISGILFGMTIPAALIIDILLLSTLHVSSLHWLLSLIYSTQIQALAALWRLFRGRKWNPLRQRLDSYDYTVKQHVVGSLLFPLLLLLLPTTSVFYIFFSIVNTTISLICILIEVIISVIYATPSIKIFLWLVRQRRFPSGIWFEIVSCQSNLIDSSSENLQRNQSGEKSSILVSLLHSNFLSVGELVLPHYVNIFSGVSGSFVVKSIRGVLTGKRVTYRLGTALPSRLPWMFIPYREYWYRCYYSILGCSRT, from the exons ATGACGCTATTTGCTTCCAGATTTCCCGTCATGGCAGCCCTCTCCTCCGtttggtactctctctctctctctctcactgcaCACGGCCAAAACAAACGCA GAAGGCACAATCATGAGgtaaaaatgagaagaaagtGTAGGATTTGGTGGCCAAAGCAGCTGCAGCTGTCATCAAGTAAACCTCTATCTTCCAATTTCTTGTTCGGAtggtttctttcttcttcttcggcTTCTCTTGACATTGTCGTAGCTTTCGCGAGCAGTGAAGTCCCTTCTTCACATAATCTGTCCGACCTTGAG GGGATCCTACGCGAAACAAACGTGAACATGCCCCAGTTTCTACAGGAGAATTCAACACTCTCTATACTCGGTCAGCATGCTGTAGATCTTCACAGTACCGGCCTTTTGTTGAGCTCTGGAACAACAGAAGATCAAAGGAATTCCTCAACTTGTGGCAATGCTTGTCTGCTGAACAATAGAGGGACATTTAGACAAGACTATGGACGATGGACTTGTGGGTGCCACAAACTTGATGGATCACTAGAGCAATGTACACAAGCTTCTACCGGAAACTGTAATTGGATCCTGCTGGCATGTTACTCTCACGAACAGTTCGGTGAAGAAATTTATTGGATTCCTAAATTACATCACATTCACTGGAATGGACAAGTAGTGTTTCAGTCTGATATCCAC GTAATATTCTATGAAACTCCCTCATATGGTGGTCACCATTTCTCACTGCATCTTTGGGATTCATCTGAGCGAGTGAAAGCTCCTTTGAAGAAACCCAAGTGGGTTGATGAGCTTCACCAAAAGCAGCCATTAGTTGACTTG GATAAAGTAATTCTGGCAATTAACAGTGCTGCTGCcgctaaaatatttttcgagaGACATGTTGCTCCTGGGAGATCCTTTGCTCAGTTTTCCATTCTTTGCAT GTTTATTACCTTCATGTGGCAAGTAATTGCAATATCCACAGCTTCACTGTCAACTTTGTTTTATGTCATTCTTCAGCTTCTCCATAGCCTTTTGAGCTATGGATCGCAATCATGGATTTATGTTACATCAGCAAAGATATTTGGGTCTACATGGATAATTACACGAATCCGCTGTTGTCAGATCTTGTATTGGCCAATCTTCCTTCAAGAAACTGGCCTGAG GTCTCTGTCATGCGTTGAATATGCGGAGAAAGCTGCATTACATAAGCATTCCATCTGGTCAAGTATAGCTCTCGATGTTCTCTTGGGAAACTTTATTGGTTTGGCACTGTTATACAATGCTGAATCTGCTTGCATGTGGATTATGAAGTTTGCCAATGACATTACGAACAAGTTGTTGCGGTTAGGTTGCGTTTGGTTAATGGGAGTCCCTGCAGGTTTCAAGTTAAACACAGAATTGGCGGGAGTTCTTGGCATGATTTCTCTCAATGCAATCCAAATATGGTCTACCCTCTGGGGCTTTGTGGGTTTCCTTTCCATTTATATCATTAAAGGACTTGCAATATCAGGAATTCTTTTTGGGATGACGATTCCTGCCGCTTTGATCATAGACATACTTTTACTATCAACTTTGCATGTGTCGTCACTTCATTGGTTGCTCTCACTAATATATTCGACACAGATACAGGCATTAGCAGCTTTATGGCGCCTTTTCAG GGGTCGAAAGTGGAACCCTCTTCGTCAGAGATTAGATAGCTATGACTACACTGTGAAGCAGCATGTTGTTGGATCTCTTCTGTTTCCACTGCTCTTACTTCTATTACCAACAACTTCTGTTTTCTACATCTTCTTTAGTATTGTGAACACAACCATTAGCCTTATCTGTATATTGATCGAAGTCATTATCTCTGTTATTTATGCTACACCTTCTATCAAAATTTTCCTTTGGTTGGTGAGGCAAAGAAGATTCCCTTCTGGGATATGGTTTGAAATTGTATCTTGTCAGAGTAATCTAATTGATTCTTCATCTGAGAATCTTCAGAGGAATCAAAGTGGAGAGAAATCTAGCATTCTGGTTTCACTTCTCCACAGCAACTTCTTAAGTGTAG GAGAACTGGTCTTGCCGCATTATGTAAACATATTTTCTGGGGTTTCTGGGTCTTTTGTAGTGAAATCAATTCGCGGTGTCCTGACTGGGAAAAG GGTCACGTATAGATTGGGTACTGCTCTTCCTTCAAGGTTGCCATGGATGTTCATCCCCTACAGAGAGTATTGGTATCGCTGCTATTATTCAATTCTTGGGTGCAGCAGAACATGA
- the LOC122276385 gene encoding uncharacterized protein LOC122276385 isoform X2: protein MRRKCRIWWPKQLQLSSSKPLSSNFLFGWFLSSSSASLDIVVAFASSEVPSSHNLSDLEGILRETNVNMPQFLQENSTLSILGQHAVDLHSTGLLLSSGTTEDQRNSSTCGNACLLNNRGTFRQDYGRWTCGCHKLDGSLEQCTQASTGNCNWILLACYSHEQFGEEIYWIPKLHHIHWNGQVVFQSDIHVIFYETPSYGGHHFSLHLWDSSERVKAPLKKPKWVDELHQKQPLVDLDKVILAINSAAAAKIFFERHVAPGRSFAQFSILCMFITFMWQVIAISTASLSTLFYVILQLLHSLLSYGSQSWIYVTSAKIFGSTWIITRIRCCQILYWPIFLQETGLRSLSCVEYAEKAALHKHSIWSSIALDVLLGNFIGLALLYNAESACMWIMKFANDITNKLLRLGCVWLMGVPAGFKLNTELAGVLGMISLNAIQIWSTLWGFVGFLSIYIIKGLAISGILFGMTIPAALIIDILLLSTLHVSSLHWLLSLIYSTQIQALAALWRLFRGRKWNPLRQRLDSYDYTVKQHVVGSLLFPLLLLLLPTTSVFYIFFSIVNTTISLICILIEVIISVIYATPSIKIFLWLVRQRRFPSGIWFEIVSCQSNLIDSSSENLQRNQSGEKSSILVSLLHSNFLSVGELVLPHYVNIFSGVSGSFVVKSIRGVLTGKRVTYRLGTALPSRLPWMFIPYREYWYRCYYSILGCSRT, encoded by the exons atgagaagaaagtGTAGGATTTGGTGGCCAAAGCAGCTGCAGCTGTCATCAAGTAAACCTCTATCTTCCAATTTCTTGTTCGGAtggtttctttcttcttcttcggcTTCTCTTGACATTGTCGTAGCTTTCGCGAGCAGTGAAGTCCCTTCTTCACATAATCTGTCCGACCTTGAG GGGATCCTACGCGAAACAAACGTGAACATGCCCCAGTTTCTACAGGAGAATTCAACACTCTCTATACTCGGTCAGCATGCTGTAGATCTTCACAGTACCGGCCTTTTGTTGAGCTCTGGAACAACAGAAGATCAAAGGAATTCCTCAACTTGTGGCAATGCTTGTCTGCTGAACAATAGAGGGACATTTAGACAAGACTATGGACGATGGACTTGTGGGTGCCACAAACTTGATGGATCACTAGAGCAATGTACACAAGCTTCTACCGGAAACTGTAATTGGATCCTGCTGGCATGTTACTCTCACGAACAGTTCGGTGAAGAAATTTATTGGATTCCTAAATTACATCACATTCACTGGAATGGACAAGTAGTGTTTCAGTCTGATATCCAC GTAATATTCTATGAAACTCCCTCATATGGTGGTCACCATTTCTCACTGCATCTTTGGGATTCATCTGAGCGAGTGAAAGCTCCTTTGAAGAAACCCAAGTGGGTTGATGAGCTTCACCAAAAGCAGCCATTAGTTGACTTG GATAAAGTAATTCTGGCAATTAACAGTGCTGCTGCcgctaaaatatttttcgagaGACATGTTGCTCCTGGGAGATCCTTTGCTCAGTTTTCCATTCTTTGCAT GTTTATTACCTTCATGTGGCAAGTAATTGCAATATCCACAGCTTCACTGTCAACTTTGTTTTATGTCATTCTTCAGCTTCTCCATAGCCTTTTGAGCTATGGATCGCAATCATGGATTTATGTTACATCAGCAAAGATATTTGGGTCTACATGGATAATTACACGAATCCGCTGTTGTCAGATCTTGTATTGGCCAATCTTCCTTCAAGAAACTGGCCTGAG GTCTCTGTCATGCGTTGAATATGCGGAGAAAGCTGCATTACATAAGCATTCCATCTGGTCAAGTATAGCTCTCGATGTTCTCTTGGGAAACTTTATTGGTTTGGCACTGTTATACAATGCTGAATCTGCTTGCATGTGGATTATGAAGTTTGCCAATGACATTACGAACAAGTTGTTGCGGTTAGGTTGCGTTTGGTTAATGGGAGTCCCTGCAGGTTTCAAGTTAAACACAGAATTGGCGGGAGTTCTTGGCATGATTTCTCTCAATGCAATCCAAATATGGTCTACCCTCTGGGGCTTTGTGGGTTTCCTTTCCATTTATATCATTAAAGGACTTGCAATATCAGGAATTCTTTTTGGGATGACGATTCCTGCCGCTTTGATCATAGACATACTTTTACTATCAACTTTGCATGTGTCGTCACTTCATTGGTTGCTCTCACTAATATATTCGACACAGATACAGGCATTAGCAGCTTTATGGCGCCTTTTCAG GGGTCGAAAGTGGAACCCTCTTCGTCAGAGATTAGATAGCTATGACTACACTGTGAAGCAGCATGTTGTTGGATCTCTTCTGTTTCCACTGCTCTTACTTCTATTACCAACAACTTCTGTTTTCTACATCTTCTTTAGTATTGTGAACACAACCATTAGCCTTATCTGTATATTGATCGAAGTCATTATCTCTGTTATTTATGCTACACCTTCTATCAAAATTTTCCTTTGGTTGGTGAGGCAAAGAAGATTCCCTTCTGGGATATGGTTTGAAATTGTATCTTGTCAGAGTAATCTAATTGATTCTTCATCTGAGAATCTTCAGAGGAATCAAAGTGGAGAGAAATCTAGCATTCTGGTTTCACTTCTCCACAGCAACTTCTTAAGTGTAG GAGAACTGGTCTTGCCGCATTATGTAAACATATTTTCTGGGGTTTCTGGGTCTTTTGTAGTGAAATCAATTCGCGGTGTCCTGACTGGGAAAAG GGTCACGTATAGATTGGGTACTGCTCTTCCTTCAAGGTTGCCATGGATGTTCATCCCCTACAGAGAGTATTGGTATCGCTGCTATTATTCAATTCTTGGGTGCAGCAGAACATGA